A genomic segment from uncultured Alistipes sp. encodes:
- a CDS encoding ABC transporter ATP-binding protein, with protein MKKILDILPDGFRRRSCGVVATLLARAVLDFAGLALLLPLLALLLDPEAFTGDGCLAAAYRSSGIASTRLFAGMVCGGVVLFTLLKGAATFHLARIENRCLLDLYRALSRRIFIACHDRGMAFVDASDSATLVRNVNAVTRSFTTGVLRPAAVIVAETALLGVTAAVLFPYAPQAVLLALAVFLPVGWGYIRCFRRRCARYGTAENRALREKARIVGETFRGYADIELNGAFPEMLRAFDRSLDEAIRARAREADLNRLPPLVVETALAIGLALLAVGSFGKEGSALWFGVSAVAALRLMPAVRAILNGWVSIRYNRYTLDILRQALTAETEAKTEENPAIASGTTTPEESGPLPFERTIEVRQLAFRYPGCSREVLHGVDFTFRKGDRIGIRGASGVGKTTLLHLLAGLYEPTLGEIRIDGVPLTAANRRAWQQRIGYVSQRAFLRNASLAENIAPEVPPHDIDRKRVLEVIRTARLEAFAATLPRGIDTPVGECGARISGGQRQRIAIARALYRNADVLLFDEATSSLDPRTEAELLRSLEELAARNPRMTLFVIAHNGHSLAGCQRIIELEN; from the coding sequence TTGAAAAAAATCCTCGACATCCTTCCCGACGGCTTCCGCCGCCGGAGTTGCGGCGTGGTCGCCACGCTCCTCGCACGGGCCGTGCTCGACTTCGCCGGACTGGCCCTGCTGCTGCCCCTGCTGGCCCTGCTGCTCGACCCAGAAGCCTTCACCGGAGACGGATGCCTGGCTGCGGCTTACCGCAGTTCGGGAATCGCTTCAACCCGGCTCTTCGCCGGGATGGTTTGCGGAGGGGTCGTGCTCTTCACGCTGCTGAAGGGCGCGGCGACCTTTCATCTCGCCCGGATCGAAAACCGCTGTCTGCTCGACCTCTACCGGGCGCTCTCCCGACGGATCTTCATCGCCTGTCACGACCGCGGCATGGCCTTCGTCGACGCCTCCGACTCCGCGACGCTCGTCCGGAACGTGAACGCCGTCACCCGGAGTTTTACCACCGGCGTTCTGCGCCCCGCTGCCGTGATCGTCGCCGAAACCGCCCTGCTGGGAGTGACTGCCGCGGTCCTGTTCCCGTATGCTCCGCAGGCCGTCCTGCTGGCCCTTGCGGTATTCCTTCCGGTCGGATGGGGGTACATCCGCTGCTTCCGCAGGCGCTGCGCACGATACGGTACTGCGGAAAATCGGGCGCTGCGCGAAAAGGCAAGGATCGTCGGCGAAACCTTCCGCGGATACGCCGACATCGAACTCAACGGCGCATTCCCGGAGATGCTGCGGGCCTTCGACCGTTCGCTCGACGAAGCGATCCGCGCCCGCGCACGGGAAGCCGACCTGAACCGCCTGCCGCCGCTTGTCGTCGAAACCGCACTGGCCATCGGGCTGGCCCTGCTGGCTGTCGGGAGTTTCGGGAAGGAGGGTTCCGCTCTGTGGTTCGGGGTGTCGGCCGTGGCTGCCCTGCGCCTGATGCCCGCGGTGCGGGCCATTCTGAACGGCTGGGTCTCGATCCGCTACAACCGCTATACGCTCGACATCCTGCGACAGGCCCTCACGGCGGAAACCGAGGCAAAAACCGAAGAGAACCCCGCCATCGCATCCGGCACAACAACGCCGGAGGAGTCCGGGCCTCTACCCTTCGAGCGGACGATCGAGGTGCGGCAACTCGCGTTCCGCTATCCGGGGTGCAGCCGGGAGGTGTTGCACGGCGTCGACTTTACATTCCGGAAAGGCGACCGGATCGGCATTCGCGGCGCTTCGGGAGTCGGGAAAACCACCCTTCTCCATCTGCTGGCGGGACTCTACGAACCCACACTGGGCGAGATCCGCATCGACGGCGTACCGCTCACCGCCGCCAACCGCCGGGCCTGGCAGCAACGGATCGGATACGTCTCGCAACGCGCCTTTCTCCGCAACGCATCCCTGGCCGAAAATATCGCACCGGAGGTTCCTCCGCACGACATCGACCGCAAGCGGGTCCTGGAGGTCATCCGGACGGCACGCCTCGAAGCATTCGCCGCCACGCTGCCCCGGGGCATCGACACGCCGGTCGGCGAATGCGGAGCCCGGATTTCGGGCGGACAGCGGCAGCGGATCGCCATTGCAAGGGCCCTCTACCGGAATGCCGACGTGCTCCTGTTCGACGAGGCCACCTCGTCGCTTGATCCCCGCACCGAAGCCGAACTGCTCCGCTCGCTGGAGGAGCTTGCCGCGCGGAATCCCCGCATGACGCTCTTCGTAATCGCCCACAACGGGCACTCCCTCGCCGGGTGCCAGAGGATCATCGAACTCGAAAATTAA
- a CDS encoding UvrD-helicase domain-containing protein, whose amino-acid sequence MQTKRAKILNASAGSGKTYQLAFQYVRDVIEEPELYRHILAVTFTNKATEEMKSRILKEIHNLAAGNDSSYLTQLSEELALDEQTIRKRAAEVRAKILHDYSRFTVLTIDTFFQRILRAFIKELGIDLNYNVEIETSSVLSKGADALIEQITVDRDLQRWLSEFVQERIDDGLKWDVRDGILSLAGEIFKEKNKSALTDARSREELGRIVARATHLAEASKKELRETARQALGIIGAAGLSLDDFPYKATGFAKWFYTAAEGSLEPYKTRVAEAVDSDDKWGKKGSPSRNLAPQLRPLLQRMRDIYDANLRHWNTCDLLRENYRSFALLADLYARVQQLCEEQNLMLLSETKYILAEFIDHNDAPFIYEKVGNRFDRFMIDEFQDTSAKEWENFLPLLRNAMAQTEEQQTAVLLVGDIKQSIYRWRGGDWRILHEQARQALGPAETQVEVLRENWRSLPQIVEFNNRIIARIVETDDRALDTALDQAVEKHGIAPADADALRGTLAAAYRDHAQTSRRKAEHPGYVSVETFDERPPVVERICALLDRGFRPCDILILVRSASDGARIAAELLDFKQRNTDPRYRFDVMTQEALIVGNAPVSAFIAAALRLALNPDDSLARAQFNHYLRRDFDRPLSDPENEFFRSIRLLSPEEAFERIVMAFDLQGDRSQTAYLQAIHEQIIAFCATKVADIELFLRWWDETGCNRSLSVDESRSTVEITTIHKAKGLEKPAVVIPYCSWQLEPKTSGSIRNIVWAEAREGEAEAIGRFPVRYRKAMADSEFSPEYYRELVYSHVDNINLLYVALTRAAESLHLFIPRKNDRTVGALLLRSIRVEGNKAMLDDLEGRYSADEAGEHFAFGEFAGPAAEKKEQAEVRHIVLEEYPTAQADLRLRLPSQRYFEEGESGLSPRDFGILMHRAFEQADNETQIDEAVVQMQADGILSETEAETLRQKIARALEHPEAREWFGGKWRRVRNEQEIILPGSASTRRPDRVMLGEEGRAVVVDYKFGERDAERYRRQIREYMQLLHEMGYTKTEGFLWYVLLDKIESVSL is encoded by the coding sequence GTGCAAACGAAGAGAGCGAAGATCCTGAATGCCAGCGCCGGCTCCGGAAAAACCTACCAACTGGCCTTCCAGTACGTCCGCGACGTGATCGAGGAGCCCGAACTTTACAGGCATATCCTCGCCGTAACCTTCACCAACAAGGCCACCGAGGAGATGAAATCCCGCATCCTGAAGGAGATTCACAACCTCGCGGCCGGAAACGACAGCTCCTATCTGACGCAACTCTCGGAAGAGCTCGCCCTCGACGAACAAACCATCCGCAAACGCGCCGCCGAAGTCCGCGCAAAGATCCTCCACGATTATTCGCGCTTCACGGTCCTCACCATCGACACCTTCTTCCAGCGCATCCTCCGCGCCTTCATCAAGGAGCTGGGGATCGACCTGAACTACAACGTCGAGATCGAAACCTCGTCGGTGCTCTCGAAGGGCGCCGACGCCCTGATCGAACAGATCACCGTCGACCGCGACCTCCAGCGCTGGCTCTCGGAATTCGTCCAGGAGCGCATCGACGACGGGCTCAAATGGGATGTCCGCGACGGAATCCTCTCACTCGCGGGCGAGATCTTCAAGGAGAAAAACAAGTCGGCACTGACCGACGCACGCTCCCGCGAAGAACTGGGACGCATCGTCGCCCGCGCCACGCACCTGGCCGAAGCCTCCAAAAAGGAGCTCCGCGAAACCGCCCGCCAGGCCCTCGGGATCATCGGCGCCGCGGGACTCTCCCTCGACGACTTCCCATACAAGGCAACGGGATTCGCCAAATGGTTCTACACCGCGGCCGAGGGCTCGCTCGAACCCTACAAAACCCGCGTCGCGGAGGCCGTCGACTCGGACGACAAGTGGGGCAAAAAGGGTTCGCCCTCCCGCAACCTCGCCCCGCAGCTGAGGCCCCTGCTGCAGCGGATGCGCGACATCTACGACGCGAACCTCCGACACTGGAACACGTGCGACCTGCTGCGCGAAAACTACCGCAGCTTCGCACTCCTCGCCGACCTCTACGCCCGCGTGCAGCAGCTCTGCGAGGAGCAGAACCTCATGCTGCTCTCCGAAACCAAATACATCCTCGCGGAATTCATCGACCACAACGACGCGCCGTTCATCTACGAAAAGGTCGGAAACCGCTTCGACCGATTCATGATCGACGAGTTCCAGGACACCTCGGCCAAGGAGTGGGAGAACTTCCTCCCGCTGCTCCGCAACGCCATGGCCCAGACCGAGGAGCAGCAGACGGCCGTCCTGCTCGTCGGCGACATCAAGCAGTCGATCTACCGCTGGCGCGGCGGCGACTGGCGCATCCTCCACGAGCAGGCCCGGCAGGCCCTGGGACCCGCCGAGACCCAGGTGGAGGTCCTGCGCGAAAACTGGCGGAGCCTGCCGCAAATCGTGGAGTTCAACAACCGCATCATCGCCCGGATCGTCGAAACCGACGACCGCGCACTCGACACCGCCCTCGACCAGGCGGTCGAAAAGCACGGAATCGCTCCCGCCGATGCCGACGCCCTGCGCGGCACGCTCGCCGCAGCCTACCGCGACCATGCCCAGACCTCACGCCGGAAAGCCGAACATCCGGGTTACGTCTCGGTCGAGACCTTCGACGAACGCCCGCCCGTCGTGGAGCGCATCTGCGCACTGCTCGACCGCGGATTCCGGCCCTGCGACATCCTGATCCTCGTGCGCAGCGCCTCGGACGGCGCACGCATCGCCGCCGAGTTGCTCGACTTCAAGCAGCGGAACACCGATCCCCGCTACCGCTTCGACGTCATGACGCAGGAGGCCCTCATCGTGGGAAATGCCCCCGTCAGTGCATTCATCGCCGCAGCGCTCCGGCTCGCCCTGAATCCCGACGACTCCCTCGCCCGGGCCCAGTTCAACCACTACCTCCGCCGCGATTTCGACCGACCGCTGAGCGATCCCGAAAACGAATTCTTCCGTTCGATCCGCCTGCTCTCGCCCGAAGAGGCCTTCGAGCGGATCGTCATGGCGTTCGACCTCCAGGGCGACCGCTCCCAGACGGCCTATCTCCAGGCCATTCACGAACAGATCATCGCCTTCTGCGCAACGAAGGTAGCCGATATCGAACTCTTCCTGCGCTGGTGGGACGAAACGGGCTGCAACCGCTCGCTGAGCGTCGACGAAAGCCGCTCGACGGTCGAAATCACCACCATTCACAAGGCCAAGGGGCTCGAAAAACCGGCCGTCGTGATCCCCTACTGCTCGTGGCAGCTGGAGCCCAAGACAAGCGGCTCGATCCGAAATATCGTCTGGGCCGAAGCCCGCGAAGGCGAGGCCGAGGCAATCGGACGTTTCCCGGTGCGTTACCGCAAGGCAATGGCCGATTCGGAGTTCTCCCCGGAGTACTACCGCGAACTGGTCTATTCGCACGTCGACAACATCAACCTCCTCTACGTGGCCCTTACCCGGGCCGCCGAGTCCCTGCACCTCTTCATTCCCCGGAAAAACGACCGGACGGTCGGCGCCCTGCTGCTCCGGAGCATCCGCGTCGAGGGCAACAAGGCCATGCTCGACGACCTCGAAGGCCGATACTCGGCGGATGAGGCGGGCGAGCACTTCGCATTCGGGGAGTTCGCGGGCCCCGCTGCCGAAAAAAAGGAGCAGGCCGAGGTCCGGCACATCGTTCTGGAGGAGTATCCCACGGCACAGGCCGACCTGCGGCTGCGGCTCCCCTCGCAGCGCTACTTCGAGGAGGGGGAAAGCGGGCTCTCGCCCCGCGATTTCGGGATCCTGATGCACCGCGCCTTCGAACAGGCCGACAACGAAACACAGATCGACGAGGCCGTCGTGCAGATGCAGGCCGACGGCATACTCTCGGAGACCGAGGCCGAAACCCTGAGACAAAAGATCGCCCGGGCCCTCGAACACCCCGAAGCCCGCGAATGGTTCGGCGGAAAGTGGCGCCGCGTGCGCAACGAACAGGAGATCATCCTCCCCGGAAGCGCCTCCACACGCCGCCCCGACCGCGTGATGCTCGGCGAGGAGGGTCGCGCCGTCGTCGTGGACTACAAGTTCGGAGAACGAGACGCCGAACGATACCGGCGCCAGATCCGCGAATACATGCAACTGCTGCACGAAATGGGATATACAAAAACGGAAGGGTTTTTGTGGTATGTCCTCCTCGATAAAATCGAGTCCGTGAGCCTTTGA
- a CDS encoding head GIN domain-containing protein — MKKMLFSLLLLTVFGALQAQTPADGGAQREWLTSFTAVEVTAPLDIRFIRVPDSEAPKIIYDTKGSYTTRFRFEVRDKVLRIMERPDSRRPERTQVEVYYNSLERIAVADAVATFDSTLVSTVLDLTIGGMAQVTVPLDVKDLQLEQTGKSRATLTGSARYLSLFVSAGTLDASALEVMSAEVNVTGSGSASLWVTDRFEGKTSTGGKITYKGTPTVIRGGMKFMGGDITRTGE; from the coding sequence ATGAAAAAAATGCTTTTTAGTCTGCTGCTGCTGACGGTTTTCGGTGCGCTGCAGGCCCAGACTCCGGCGGACGGCGGAGCGCAACGCGAATGGCTCACCTCGTTTACGGCCGTGGAGGTTACGGCACCGCTCGACATCCGTTTCATCCGGGTTCCCGACAGCGAGGCTCCGAAGATCATCTACGATACGAAAGGTTCCTATACGACTCGTTTCCGGTTTGAAGTCCGGGACAAGGTGCTCCGGATCATGGAGCGGCCCGATTCGCGGCGTCCGGAGCGCACGCAGGTCGAGGTTTACTACAATTCGCTGGAGCGTATTGCCGTGGCGGATGCGGTTGCGACGTTCGACAGCACGTTGGTGTCGACGGTCCTCGACCTTACGATCGGGGGTATGGCCCAGGTGACGGTGCCGCTCGACGTGAAGGATCTCCAGTTGGAGCAGACGGGCAAGAGCCGTGCGACGCTGACCGGGTCTGCGCGTTATCTTTCGCTGTTTGTTTCGGCGGGGACGCTCGATGCTTCGGCGCTGGAGGTGATGTCCGCGGAGGTGAACGTGACGGGTTCGGGTTCGGCATCGCTGTGGGTGACCGACCGTTTCGAGGGGAAGACCTCGACGGGCGGCAAGATCACCTACAAGGGAACCCCGACGGTGATCCGCGGGGGCATGAAGTTCATGGGCGGCGACATCACCCGAACCGGGGAGTAA